A genomic window from Brassica oleracea var. oleracea cultivar TO1000 chromosome C8, BOL, whole genome shotgun sequence includes:
- the LOC106309689 gene encoding beta-amylase 5, whose translation MAANYNEKLLLNYVPVYVMLPLGVVNVENVFADPETVETQLKRLKEEAGIDGVMVDVWWGIIESKGPKQYDWTAYKTLFQLIARLGLKIQAIMSFHQCGGNVGDVVTIPIPKWVREVGESDPDIYYTNRRGTRDIEYLSLGVDNLPLFAGRTPVQMYSDYMSSFKEKMLELIEAGAIVDIEVGLGPAGELRYPAYPQSQGWVFPGIGEFQCYDKYLKSEFKEAAAKAGHPEWDLPDNAGEYNDKAEETGFFKTNGTYVSEEGKFFLTWYSNKLIFHGDQIIGEANKIFAGLKVNLAAKVLLLLL comes from the exons ATGGCTGCAAATTACAACGAAAAGCTTCTTCTCAACTATGTTCCCGTCTACGTTATGCTTCCG TTGGGAGTGGTGAATGTGGAAAACGTGTTCGCGGACCCCGAAACGGTTGAAACGCAACTCAAACGTCTCAAAGAAGAAGCTGGAATCGACGGCGTTATGGTCGATGTTTGGTGGGGAATCATAGAGTCCAAAGGCCCTAAACAATATGACTGGACCGCTTACAAAACGCTGTTCCAGCTAATCGCCCGTTTAGGACTCAAAATCCAAGCAATCATGTCGTTTCACCAATGCGGTGGAAACGTTGGCGACGTCGTCACGATCCCCATCCCGAAATGGGTTCGTGAGGTTGGTGAGAGCGATCCAGATATCTACTACACTAACCGTAGAGGAACAAGAGACATCGAGTATCTCTCACTCGGTGTCGACAATCTTCCTCTCTTCGCTGGAAGAACCCCTGTTCAG ATGTATAGTGACTACATGAGTAGCTTCAAAGAAAAAATGTTGGAGTTGATAGAAGCTGGAGCCATTGTGGACATCGAGGTCGGACTTGGTCCTGCCGGTGAACTTCGTTACCCTGCTTACCCACAAAGCCAAGGATGGGTGTTTCCAGGCATTGGAGAATTTCAG TGTTATGACAAGTACTTGAAGAGCGAGTTCAAGGAAGCAGCGGCCAAAGCAGGTCATCCGGAGTGGGATCTACCGGACAACGCCGGAGAATACAATGACAAGGCGGAGGAAACTGGGTTTTTCAAGACTAATGGAACCTATGTCTCGGAGGAGGGGAAGTTTTTCTTGACATGGTACTCGAACAAGCTTATCTTTCATGGAGATCAGATCATAGGAGAAGCCAACAAGATCTTCGCTGGACTTAAAGTTAACTTGGCTGCCAAGGTATTATTATTACTACTATAA